The region ATGTAATTTTTGTAGTTCAGAATGAGATTAATTTGATGAAAGAATATGTTTAAACTAGTTTTGTTGCCttaagcaaaatgaataaaaagccaaattttagtttaacttttatattaatagttaaattaattttttaactatgaatttagttcatattaattaattaatctgaTTAATTTGATGGAACAGTATGTCTAAAATAGCTTTGTCACTTAAtcaaaatagataaaaagacaaataacaGTTTGACTTATTTACATATACTTTTTTAAATACCACCCCGTTCTGCCCCAAATATGGGGCAGAACGGGGTAATTGAcgcttttatatattttaattaaataaataataatagtgTTCACTTTTTAAAAGATGAGTGTGAAAGTTTGTTTACAACAATACAATTTTATGAAATGTTGTTAACtatgaatttttagtttttaataataagtttttagttttttaacataGTTTTTAACTATGAATTTAgttcatattaattaattaatctgaTTAATTTGATGGAACAGTATGTCTAAAATAGCTTTTTCacttaatcaaaataaataaaaagacaaataacaGTTTGACTTATTTACATATACTTTTTTAAATACCACCCCGTTCTGCCCCAAATATGGGGCAGAACGGGGTAATTGAcgcttttatatattttaattaaataaataataatagtgTTCACTTTTTAAAAGATGAGTGTGAAAGTTTGTTTACAACAATACAATTTTATGAAATGTTGTAGCCTTTTATATTGACTCCTTCGAgttaatgaaaatcattttaaatttagtacCCCGTTCCGCTCCGTGTTCCCCTACCCTATTCACGCCTAGAGTTTGTGAAAATTTAATTATGGTATATTTTGGCTGTATTTCACATTTGCCGTTTCTCGAAATTTGGCAAAGACCCGATTTGTTTTGTTAATAGTGTTGTGTGTTAATAGTGTTgcgaaaaaaggaagaagaaaaatccCTCCGATTTCACTGTTGCTAATTATTTACAACCTTAACGTCACTCAGAAAAAATAATCTACAGATAAAATGGAACATTAACCTTGATTTGCTCCCGCTCTGTGAAATCTTCGCTATTTATGCTCCACGACTGCTTACTTCCTGTTACTGACGGTAGAGATTAGAATTTTGCACTATAGGCAGCCTGAACGATCTTTTTAACTTCTTTATTGCAGAAAGAGGGATTTGCCTTCAAGAGATTCTGCAAAGATACCTCGGctgcatttttttattgatcttATGAAATCTTCTAATAAGTTCGAGCAGTCTCTTCTGGAACTCAGTGGTTCAACTTGAAGAATTAGATGGGGgtgttatttttagtatttccgTTCAGCTTGGCCTACTGTAGCGGCTCTTCTTAACGGTGATAGGAACATTTTTGTAATATTCTGGATATGCTAGACTTCAGGATTGGATGGGGGATCTTCAATATGTATTCTTAGTAGTTTGAGCTGGCATTCATTCTCAAAGATGCTCAATCCACTGTCCCTATAGCGTCTCGTATACCAGATTTCCCGTCAGATTTCCCAAACGTAAAATGACATGGACTAGAACCTATAGATTCAAAACAGGATATGAATGCTCAACTCATAGCGGCTCCAAAAATTTCTAGTGGATTTGTtgtctttttgtatgttctaCAATGGAAGACCCACTAGAGACTGATTTTAGAATCGACGTAAGTAAAGAACTCTACTAGTTTTAACTTACTCAGTCATCTTTACAGAaaagtgatgaaaaaaaaaagtttttcaataaaaacttaaGCGACTTAAAAACTTGAAGCGAGTAGAAATTAGCTTATATAAGATGTCAAGTTTTAAACGAATAAAAGAAAGTATGAATGAAGAAACTAATTTTAGCACAAATGCAAGCAGACTTAGGGAAAACAGGAAAATCAccttgaatttgttttcttattgcCACCCGTCAGTATCCTCTATAACGCCCAGAGTGTAATTTGTACTTActaagttttcagtaaaatcagATGCAGTATTTTGCTTCGGGATCTAATGTTCAAGGAAGTAGGTTGCTAGTTTTCTGACCCTGAAAATTCAAGGGACTGTAAACTAAATAActcgtcaatttttttttatcctgactaatttttaacttttgtttttatcttttatttgtatttaagtCACCTTTTCCTCTACAAAGCCTGCTTTTGCAAAACTCCTATACCAATTTTCTTTTGGGTTTTAATATATATACGAAGCTACTTGATATGATATCGCTACTTCATAAAACCTTTTATAGATGAAACGTACTCTGTTTTCCACTTTGTTTCAAATATGCActttttttatagattaatTAAATCATTGTTCAATTCCATTTACAAGTCGAGGTTGGCCCACTTAACCCCATTTAGGGGCGTCAATTCCCCAGTAAGGTATAATTTTGTTTCCCTTAATATGCATGAAAATCGAAAAATATATGGGTTTGATGCTCAACTtccaaaaattttgctaaaaacaTCTTATAATCGgcactcttaaaaaaaagataaagaacaCCTTAGAGATGAAAGTAATGCtaaggttttgaaaaaaaaaacctttgaagTGTTTCTGCTGTAAAGCTTATCTTTGTGAGTATTATCTTTACTAtgtctttaaaattaaaagcaagaaaatgattttaatggAGAAACTTTTGAAGCAAGAATCAAATAACACTTCTAGCCATTTCACCAAATGTTTTATTGTAGCTATAAATATTCACTTCATTAAAAACAGGAATGTCTTTATAAAACTTGTCCAAATAGCTCCTATGGTTGATCAATAAATGAATACAATCCTGCTTCCTCCATTCACTCCAATAAATATTATAGAGATGATGGGCCAAATTGTGAACCCCAAATTGTAACCTTACTCTGTGCACTAGCTCAGGGTTTTTATATAGCACTTCGACCGTTGGACGTTCACCAGCATTATAATACCACAAGTTAGATTTATAAATCTTGTATGTCCCTAGATAAGCATCGATAAATCTAGCGTTAGGATGGGAAATTAGCACTTGATTCCCTAAGAATTGTTCATCGTCCCATCCTAAAGTCATTTCATATTTTAGATACTTTCTCAGAGGCCTCACTACATACACATCATTGTCTAGATATATCCCTCCATATTTCTTTAGTATTTCCATTCGAGCGATATCAGATCCGTGGTAAAGTCTCCATGCTTTACTTAAAGGTTGGCCATAAATTTCACTAggtatttctaaatatttaataacaactttctttttgaaatcGGGATCTTCTAATAGCCTTTCCCAAAAGTCTCCACTGAAATTCTTTAGATTtgtgtgcatataaataaagtCAGGTCTATGATTTAAGTAAGCGCTGCGAATACATACATAATCGACAAAAGTAATAGTAGCTATATTCCATCTTATGTAATGTATAAAATTAGGCACTATAACAGTATTAGCTCCTGTAACATTGTCTATTAAATCGAATCTGAAACCGCCATTTTGTGATATTCTTAGGGAgttgttttttaagtataaTGCTGCTCCTATGATGACTGTAAGTCCACATAAGATCACGAAACTTGACTTCAGTAATCTAGTATGACGTTGGGAGAGCATGTTTTACctagaaaataattatatatttagagaagagaattataattataatataattctagaattatattttttttttttgcaaaattggaCCTTTAATTGTGAATTAAAATCTACAGTActttgaattataaaaaatgaatgtacGTGCTAGGTGTAAGGGTGAAGCCTGGTGCTAGTATCAAATCGAAAAGTCACCAGCGTAATGTAGCAATTGGGAATCTTGTTTAACCATAAACTGTTGCATACTTAgcaggtattttaaaatatttaaaagaaggGGGTATATAAGGCAGAATTCTTTCACCAGCTAAAAGTCGAATAACTCCTTAACCtggcatgatttttttcaactgacttTGGCGTACTTTGTGCTTACTGGATTTTGATCTATAATAATCCTTGAAGACCAAAATTGTtgattaattataaataatagagAAATTTCAGCTGTACTCCTACAAAATTgaggattatttatttaactcgCCCTAATCAGATTGTTATGATGATTCAAGAAGTGTAAAATTCATTATGTTTAATCAAAACTTATCATCATCCTATAGAAAACTGTGAGTCTGAGATAGCtcgtttattttgaaaaataaaaaaaacaccctcGGTAAGGAGGAAAACCTAGATTAAAGCAAAGATTTCTTTTAGTTTACTAATGTTAACAGTTCAGAGGCTAAGTCAACATGTTTTAGTGCTGCAGAAGGCAATGTAGTTCATCATCCACATTGGGTTTCTTTAACGTTAATACcaaagaaaatggaaatttaCGAGAGTTGGACCTTGGGCGATTAACTATGTTATGATAAAGAGTAAAAACTATTAGTGACACTCAGTAGCGTATCcaatttttgttcggggggacCAAGGGGGGTTGGGGTacagaaaactttaaaagacctatcaaaaatgtgtttttatctatttttactgCGTTTTTATGAATCGAACAGAGCTTTTTTCTTTAGGGGGAGGGCTTAAGACTCCTAACACTTCCTCTGAATACGGACTTGGCAACACTTTCAGTGTAGCGTCGGGTGACTTTGAGTCTTGAACCTTAGCTTAATAGTACATTCCTTGTCAGGTTATTATCATacttgtttcaaaaagaaaataaatttttattcctCTTTCAGGCTCCTACTGAAATGCCAGCAGAGCTGGCTGAAAACGAACCAGAATTGGTCAACAATTTATTGCAGGAATGGTATGGTAAGGGCGTGAGCACAACCACGCAAATTTATTACCCCCGTAAGTGAAATCATAGTTTTTTAATACTCAAAGATACCAAAAGAAGGGGGAGTTCAAGACTTTCCATCTTTTTTCACTCTTGTCACTCTTGAATAGTACTAGGAAGAGGACCTGGCCTCAAAATATTATCATAAGTTTTGTTTTCGTGTTAATAGCCGGTAACTGTTATTAATCTTATCCGACGATGCTGGGAGAGGATTTctcaataacaataaaatattctttaatAGGCTAATAACACATTCTTTTACAGGTTAAAATCATaacagtttcaaaaaaaaagttttttattatttttaggtttACCTACCGGCATTATCGCCAACTCAAGGGACCTACAATCTCTACGATGACACTAAACAATAACAACGTGGAAACaatagaattgttttttaaaaaaaagtggaattccATTCAGGGGATGTTTTGGCACTATGtccaacattaaaatgtgaaaattaaaactaaaatatttatttttaaacagccatagcatccttacttcaacgaagatCAACCAggaattattaataaaatgatgtgagacgataaattcattcaaaataaacagaacgaaaacaattaaatacaagttttcaaaatatccactgaatttgATTCcactatcttaaaaaaaatctaccattatttctaagtttttttttttaatatggaaaggcagtttagtcttcgtcgctatttaagaTGACATTGAATCGTTAATGGAGACAGAACAGGCCCCTGAAGAAAGTGAAAGGAAGGATTAAATCtatttattgggggggggggggtaaattcaAATTGTGTAGCTTCCCCGAATTTCGATCTAGATAGTCTCATAGCTGATCTTGGGCTCGACAAGGACTACGAATAGGTGGAAGACTAACTATCGCCCATTGTGCTCGAGAAAGTGCCAGCAGACCGGGGAGAGGCCAACCTCCCATGTAATCCTCCTCTCAGCACTCACAAGTGACCTTGAGGAGAGAGACCAGGGGAAAAGAACAAAGTGGTAGTGGTTCTTCCCCTATATTGCCTCAGTTTTATCTGTGT is a window of Artemia franciscana chromosome 7, ASM3288406v1, whole genome shotgun sequence DNA encoding:
- the LOC136028820 gene encoding uncharacterized protein LOC136028820 — translated: MLSQRHTRLLKSSFVILCGLTVIIGAALYLKNNSLRISQNGGFRFDLIDNVTGANTVIVPNFIHYIRWNIATITFVDYVCIRSAYLNHRPDFIYMHTNLKNFSGDFWERLLEDPDFKKKVVIKYLEIPSEIYGQPLSKAWRLYHGSDIARMEILKKYGGIYLDNDVYVVRPLRKYLKYEMTLGWDDEQFLGNQVLISHPNARFIDAYLGTYKIYKSNLWYYNAGERPTVEVLYKNPELVHRVRLQFGVHNLAHHLYNIYWSEWRKQDCIHLLINHRSYLDKFYKDIPVFNEVNIYSYNKTFGEMARSVI